Below is a window of Plasmodium gaboni strain SY75 chromosome 11, whole genome shotgun sequence DNA.
attttccctattaattttctatatatataatacttaatatgtttaaatttaaatatatatatattttttttttttttttttttttttttttaatagcaatatatataatcataaataaaaattattttcacGTGTTTCAAAAAAACCCATTAACAAAAAAGTTTACAGCTGTTTAGTGTTCAGTGCCACTTACGATGTTGCTGCTGCTGTCGTCACCTTGTGGTTgctataaaaataaagaaaattaaaataaatatatagacATTTGATAcatagatatattattaaaaggaaaatgtaaaaaatatattaatatatatatatatatatatatatataattaataaaaaaaaatcatacCTCTGGTGTAACATCTTGAGCTGAAACTTGTTGGTCTACATTTTGTTCTGCACTGGATTCAGAATCAGCATCTGGGTTAGCATTATCAGCTGGGTCGCTTGATCCTATTTTGAATGGGTGTCTTCCTTTTTCAGTGTTGTATAATACTAAACCAACACCTCCTAATAATACGGTGGATACTACACCTAATAAACCAGCAAGTACTGAAGTGGCAAGTTTATATTTGGATTTTCTTTTGTTAACTTCAACAAgttcttcttcttttttgATCATATCAGATATTAAATCGTGTACATCTATTAATGGTTCGCCTGATCCTtctattaataaaaataaaataaaataaaataaaataacatacACATATGCCACACAACattattatacaaaaatatatatttcacgcaaaaaaaaataatacttcaattcatcatttataaatttataatgaataaaaGTCCAAATTTAAACAcaatacatatatatatatatgtatataatttttacataacataataaaaaggtattcatatatataataaaaccattatat
It encodes the following:
- a CDS encoding circumsporozoite-related antigen; amino-acid sequence: MKILSVFFLALFFIIFNKESLAEKANKGTGSGVSNKKKNKKGSGEPLIDVHDLISDMIKKEEELVEVNKRKSKYKLATSVLAGLLGVVSTVLLGGVGLVLYNTEKGRHPFKIGSSDPADNANPDADSESSAEQNVDQQVSAQDVTPEQPQGDDSSSNIVSGTEH